In Pengzhenrongella sicca, a single genomic region encodes these proteins:
- a CDS encoding TetR/AcrR family transcriptional regulator codes for MARISLSAAAIIAGAADLADEAGFDGVTLSAVARRLGVQTPSLYSHVRDRAALLDGITALALAELSDRVAVAIAGRSGRLALHGFAQAHREFAQASPGRWQSLERRAGPAAVESGAARTFVALTDAVLLGYGLPPGEQVHATRLIGATINGFLTLERIGSFDHSQPGPEDSWRRALDALDALLLVWPTDSPDRIQP; via the coding sequence ATGGCCCGCATATCTCTCTCCGCCGCGGCGATCATCGCCGGCGCCGCGGACCTGGCCGACGAGGCAGGCTTCGACGGCGTGACGCTGTCGGCGGTCGCGCGCCGCCTCGGCGTCCAGACCCCCAGCCTGTACTCGCACGTCCGCGACCGCGCGGCACTGCTGGACGGCATTACCGCGCTCGCGCTCGCCGAGCTGTCCGACCGCGTCGCAGTGGCGATCGCCGGGCGCTCGGGGCGGCTCGCGCTGCACGGCTTCGCGCAGGCGCACCGCGAGTTCGCGCAGGCCTCGCCCGGCCGCTGGCAGTCGCTCGAACGGCGAGCCGGACCTGCCGCCGTCGAGTCCGGCGCAGCGCGCACCTTCGTCGCGCTGACCGACGCCGTGCTGCTGGGCTACGGCCTGCCGCCGGGGGAGCAGGTGCACGCCACCCGCCTGATCGGCGCCACGATCAACGGCTTCCTCACCCTGGAACGCATCGGCAGCTTCGACCACAGCCAACCTGGCCCCGAGGACTCCTGGCGACGCGCCCTCGACGCGCTCGACGCCCTCCTGCTGGTGTGGCCGACCGACTCTCCCGACAGGATCCAGCCATGA
- a CDS encoding DUF1801 domain-containing protein, translated as MAEPKTRPTDRDVTEFLDAVAHPRRRAEGHVLRELMERVTQQPAVMWGPTMVGFGSTSHTNTLGTNNWFDVGFSPRTPALTIYGIHNAYEPDNPLLAELGPHTTGKSCVYVKRLDAIDLEVLERLVGDAWRALHG; from the coding sequence ATGGCCGAACCGAAGACCCGACCCACGGACCGAGACGTCACCGAGTTCCTCGACGCGGTGGCGCACCCTCGACGGCGAGCGGAGGGTCACGTGCTCCGTGAGTTGATGGAGCGCGTGACCCAGCAGCCGGCGGTGATGTGGGGGCCGACGATGGTCGGATTCGGCTCGACGTCGCACACGAACACGCTCGGCACCAACAACTGGTTCGACGTCGGATTCTCGCCCCGCACGCCGGCCCTGACGATCTACGGCATCCACAACGCCTACGAGCCGGACAACCCGCTGCTCGCCGAGCTCGGCCCGCACACCACCGGAAAGTCGTGCGTCTACGTGAAGCGGCTCGACGCCATCGACCTCGAGGTGCTCGAGCGCCTCGTCGGCGACGCCTGGCGGGCGTTGCACGGCTAG
- a CDS encoding GDSL-type esterase/lipase family protein encodes MTTTPITTPLTAPMLHGAAEVELTARGLRPHRLPAWVRAQYPDPQLLMMEGQPSGVRLVLSTAARTIELVSHPSRLTYVGVDRPRGSIDLVVDGAFVASDLLVGGDAVEANLQTGATAFHPGPAYATRFRGLPAGEKRVELWLPHNESIELIELRTDAPVRPVEPTRPAWIHHGSSISHGSNASTPTQIWPAVAALQGGVELRNLGFGGSALVDPFLARVIRDAPANLISVALGINVVNLDLMRLRAFVPAIHGFLDTIRDGHPTTPLVLISPLFCGIHEDTPGPGAFDPAELAAGRVRFIATGRSEDQAQGSLTLRVIREAMASLVERRADDPNLHYLDGTALYGEADAVALPLSDALHPDTATHRLIGERFAAYAFATDGPFGAR; translated from the coding sequence ATGACAACAACGCCGATCACGACCCCCCTCACCGCGCCGATGCTCCACGGCGCCGCCGAGGTGGAGCTCACCGCCCGGGGGCTGCGCCCGCACCGTCTGCCGGCCTGGGTGCGCGCCCAGTACCCGGACCCGCAGCTGCTGATGATGGAGGGGCAGCCCTCCGGGGTCCGCCTCGTGCTGTCGACGGCGGCCCGCACGATCGAGCTCGTCTCGCACCCCTCCCGGCTCACCTACGTGGGCGTGGACCGGCCGCGGGGGAGCATCGACCTGGTGGTCGACGGCGCGTTCGTCGCGAGCGACCTGCTCGTGGGCGGCGACGCCGTTGAGGCCAACCTCCAGACCGGCGCGACGGCGTTCCATCCCGGCCCCGCGTACGCGACGAGATTCCGCGGGCTGCCCGCGGGCGAGAAGCGGGTCGAGCTCTGGCTGCCCCACAACGAGTCCATCGAGCTGATCGAGCTGCGCACGGACGCACCGGTCCGCCCGGTCGAGCCGACCCGCCCGGCCTGGATCCACCACGGCAGCTCGATCAGCCACGGCTCGAACGCGAGCACGCCGACCCAGATCTGGCCGGCCGTCGCCGCGCTCCAGGGCGGCGTCGAGCTGCGCAACCTCGGCTTCGGGGGCTCCGCGCTCGTCGACCCGTTCCTCGCGCGCGTGATCCGGGACGCCCCGGCCAACCTGATCAGCGTCGCGCTCGGGATCAACGTGGTGAACCTCGACCTGATGCGGCTCCGCGCTTTCGTGCCCGCGATCCACGGCTTCCTCGACACCATCCGCGACGGTCACCCGACGACGCCGCTGGTGCTCATCTCACCCCTGTTCTGCGGCATCCACGAGGACACGCCCGGGCCGGGCGCGTTCGACCCGGCGGAGCTCGCCGCCGGCCGCGTGCGGTTCATCGCCACCGGCCGCAGCGAGGACCAGGCGCAGGGCAGCCTCACCCTGCGGGTCATCCGCGAGGCGATGGCGTCGCTCGTCGAGCGCCGGGCCGACGACCCGAACCTGCACTACCTGGACGGGACCGCCCTGTACGGCGAGGCGGACGCCGTCGCGCTGCCGCTCTCGGACGCGCTGCACCCCGACACCGCCACCCACCGCCTCATCGGCGAGCGCTTCGCCGCCTATGCGTTCGCGACGGACGGACCGTTCGGAGCGCGCTGA
- a CDS encoding NAD(P)-dependent oxidoreductase, with protein MSLPPDLPRPHAVGFVGLGVMGAPMAGHILRAGHRLHVTARRPESAAALVGAGATWHPTARELAGRVDVVVLMLPDLPDIEALLAGAEGLLAGVAEPLRVVISSTVSPAGVRALDARVRAETGGLARLVDAPVSGGEEGAVAGTLSVMVGGQADDVAPALAVLAATGRAVHLGPLGAGQVAKACNQLIVAATVLALGEASVIAERAGLDVAAMLDLLGGGYAASRILEVKKTRFAEHDHSPSGPAKFMVKDLRFAADEARLTGTATPQLDVLRDVFTALTAAGLGDQDTAVVQAYLEGLTRRES; from the coding sequence ATGAGCCTGCCGCCTGACCTGCCCCGCCCCCACGCCGTCGGCTTCGTCGGGCTGGGGGTCATGGGCGCCCCGATGGCCGGGCACATCCTGCGGGCCGGCCACCGGCTGCACGTGACCGCGCGCCGGCCGGAGTCCGCCGCCGCGCTCGTCGGCGCCGGGGCCACGTGGCACCCGACCGCACGGGAGCTCGCGGGCCGGGTCGACGTCGTCGTCCTCATGCTGCCCGACCTGCCCGACATCGAGGCGCTCCTGGCCGGCGCCGAAGGCCTCCTCGCGGGCGTCGCCGAGCCGCTGCGGGTCGTGATCAGCTCGACGGTGTCGCCCGCGGGCGTCCGGGCGCTCGACGCGCGGGTCCGGGCCGAGACGGGCGGGCTCGCGCGCCTCGTCGACGCGCCCGTGAGCGGCGGCGAGGAGGGCGCGGTCGCGGGCACGCTCTCGGTGATGGTGGGCGGGCAGGCCGACGACGTCGCGCCCGCCCTCGCCGTGCTCGCGGCCACCGGCCGGGCCGTCCACCTCGGGCCGCTCGGGGCGGGGCAGGTCGCCAAGGCATGCAACCAGCTCATCGTCGCGGCGACCGTCCTCGCGCTCGGGGAGGCATCGGTCATCGCCGAGCGCGCCGGGCTCGACGTCGCCGCGATGCTCGACCTGCTCGGCGGCGGGTACGCGGCGAGCCGCATCCTCGAGGTGAAGAAGACGCGCTTCGCCGAGCACGACCACAGCCCGTCCGGCCCGGCGAAGTTCATGGTCAAGGACCTGCGATTCGCCGCCGACGAGGCGCGCCTGACCGGCACGGCGACCCCGCAGCTCGACGTGCTCCGGGACGTCTTCACCGCCCTGACCGCGGCGGGCCTCGGCGACCAGGACACCGCCGTCGTGCAGGCCTACCTGGAGGGCCTGACCCGGCGGGAGAGCTGA
- the aroC gene encoding chorismate synthase yields MLRWLTAGESHGEALVGILEGLPSGVAITSTDVQDALARRRLGYGRGARMKFEQDAVRILGGVRLGLTQGGPIAIEIGNSEWPKWVDVMSADPVADPVLLNRARNAPLTRPRPGHADLVGMRKYAFDDARPVLERASARETATRVALGTVAAAFLEQVAGIRLVSHVVAIGPVAVPDGADLPLPEDAIFLDADPVRCAHAATSAAMVAEIDDCQKAGDTLGGVVEVLAYGLPSGIGSYVHADRRLDAQLAGALMGIQAIKGVEVGDGFRTATRRGSAAHDEMERDGASGQIRRRSNRAGGIEGGMSNGEILRVRAAMKPISTVPHALATVDTASGEPATAQHQRSDVCAVPPAAVVAEAMVALVLAQALLEKFGGDSVGEVARNVRAYLAAIPELQR; encoded by the coding sequence ATGCTTCGTTGGCTAACCGCAGGTGAATCGCACGGTGAGGCGTTGGTCGGGATCCTTGAGGGGCTCCCCTCCGGCGTCGCCATCACCTCCACGGACGTTCAGGACGCCCTCGCGCGCCGCCGGCTCGGGTACGGGCGCGGCGCGCGGATGAAGTTCGAGCAAGACGCCGTGCGCATCCTCGGCGGCGTCCGCCTCGGGCTGACCCAGGGCGGACCGATCGCGATCGAGATCGGCAACTCCGAGTGGCCCAAGTGGGTCGACGTGATGTCGGCCGACCCGGTCGCCGACCCCGTGCTGCTCAACCGGGCGCGCAACGCGCCGCTGACCCGGCCGCGGCCCGGGCACGCCGACCTCGTCGGGATGCGCAAGTACGCCTTCGACGACGCCCGGCCCGTGCTCGAGCGCGCGTCGGCCCGCGAGACCGCCACGCGGGTGGCACTCGGCACCGTCGCGGCGGCCTTCCTCGAGCAGGTCGCTGGCATCCGGCTCGTCTCGCACGTCGTCGCGATCGGCCCCGTCGCCGTGCCCGACGGCGCCGACCTGCCGTTGCCCGAGGACGCGATCTTCCTCGATGCCGACCCGGTGCGCTGCGCCCACGCCGCGACGTCGGCCGCGATGGTCGCCGAGATCGACGACTGCCAGAAGGCGGGGGACACCCTGGGTGGGGTCGTCGAGGTGCTCGCCTACGGCCTGCCGTCGGGGATCGGGAGCTACGTGCACGCGGATCGGCGGCTCGACGCGCAGCTGGCCGGGGCGCTCATGGGCATCCAGGCGATCAAGGGCGTCGAGGTCGGCGACGGCTTCCGCACCGCGACGCGCCGCGGCTCGGCCGCGCATGACGAGATGGAGCGCGACGGCGCAAGCGGCCAGATCCGCCGCCGGTCCAACCGCGCGGGCGGCATCGAGGGCGGCATGTCCAACGGCGAGATCCTGCGGGTCCGCGCCGCGATGAAGCCGATCTCGACCGTGCCGCACGCGCTCGCGACGGTCGACACGGCGAGCGGGGAGCCGGCCACGGCCCAGCACCAGCGGTCGGACGTGTGCGCGGTGCCGCCCGCCGCCGTCGTCGCCGAGGCCATGGTTGCGCTCGTGCTCGCACAGGCGCTGCTGGAGAAGTTCGGCGGGGACTCGGTCGGCGAGGTGGCCCGTAACGTGCGGGCGTACCTCGCGGCGATCCCGGAGCTGCAGCGCTAG
- a CDS encoding gamma carbonic anhydrase family protein: MRVRHRDQDPSIDPSAYIAPTAVLVGDVRVGAGARVLHGAVVTAEDGWVTIGADTVIMEQALVRGRAGHPAVNGSAVMVGPHAHVNGATVGDEAFIATGASLFPGSRIGAGAEVRINGVVQVNTVVPAGAVVPIGWVAVGDPASILPPDRHDEIWAIQRTLDFGGTVYGVGPDVSMRELMRRQSAFYGEHTRDTVIDE, translated from the coding sequence GTGAGAGTCCGCCACCGCGACCAGGACCCGTCGATCGACCCCTCGGCGTACATCGCGCCGACGGCCGTGCTCGTCGGCGACGTGCGCGTCGGAGCGGGCGCGCGGGTGCTGCACGGCGCCGTCGTCACCGCCGAGGACGGCTGGGTGACCATCGGGGCGGACACCGTGATCATGGAGCAGGCCCTCGTCCGCGGCCGCGCGGGCCACCCGGCAGTCAACGGCTCGGCTGTCATGGTCGGTCCGCACGCGCACGTGAACGGCGCCACCGTCGGCGACGAGGCCTTCATCGCGACTGGGGCGTCGCTGTTCCCGGGGAGCCGGATCGGGGCCGGCGCCGAGGTGAGGATCAACGGCGTCGTGCAGGTCAACACGGTGGTTCCCGCGGGAGCGGTCGTTCCGATCGGGTGGGTCGCGGTCGGCGACCCGGCGAGCATCCTGCCGCCCGACCGGCACGACGAGATCTGGGCGATCCAGCGCACGCTCGACTTCGGCGGCACCGTGTACGGGGTCGGGCCGGACGTCTCGATGCGCGAGCTCATGCGCCGCCAGTCAGCCTTCTACGGCGAGCACACCCGCGACACCGTCATCGACGAGTAG
- a CDS encoding HNH endonuclease signature motif containing protein: MFEASDDEVTGVPAGAGLAVAGATSAADTSTGVTSAGATATGVIAPAFSVDVAFGVLLGRVFAEAGAALAQAAAAGSCIAGPIDQVALATALMDQVPGSPLVELLEGLCPGDVHDAVLIEAIAAWERVTSLAAARQGEMIAELARRRDAQRLGEFVGDEVASVLVMSRSVAEAKVSLGTSLAAWPAVNEALAAGVIDHRKATALVDGVGHLDDDAAAAVLDAVLPVAPGLTVPALKARLRKVELTVNPAAVAQRRARDAADRYVRVSPAPGVMAWLTAYLPAKDAMTVFTAIDAIAASADPADPRGVAARRADALTDLCADILDNGIAPTTALPGTAGQEPGQAGQAGQAGQAGQAGGTLKTEHGRRPHLQVTAAATTLLGLDEVPGELAGYGPIPADLVRAIAADATWRRIFTDPATGCVTGIGPRGYRPGADLTGTVLARDRTCTFVGCRMPAWRCDLDHRDPYDHDHPDLGGQTCAENLHSLCRHHHRAKTYGGWRPDLDTSTGDTWWTSPTKHRYKRPSVDVNPDPPPPDRPWLHTPQPDDPPF; encoded by the coding sequence ATGTTCGAAGCGAGCGATGACGAGGTAACGGGGGTCCCAGCGGGGGCCGGGCTGGCGGTCGCGGGCGCCACCTCGGCGGCCGACACGTCCACGGGCGTCACATCGGCGGGCGCCACCGCCACGGGTGTCATTGCGCCGGCGTTCTCGGTGGATGTGGCGTTCGGGGTGTTGCTTGGGCGGGTGTTCGCGGAGGCGGGGGCGGCGTTGGCGCAGGCCGCGGCCGCGGGGTCCTGCATCGCGGGGCCGATCGATCAGGTCGCGTTGGCTACGGCGTTGATGGACCAGGTGCCGGGCTCGCCGTTGGTGGAGCTGCTTGAGGGTCTGTGCCCGGGGGATGTGCATGATGCGGTGTTGATCGAGGCGATCGCCGCCTGGGAACGTGTGACGTCGTTGGCTGCGGCGCGGCAGGGCGAGATGATCGCCGAGCTGGCCCGGCGCCGGGATGCGCAGCGGTTGGGTGAGTTCGTGGGTGATGAGGTCGCGTCGGTGCTGGTGATGTCCCGGTCGGTGGCGGAGGCGAAGGTCAGCCTCGGGACCTCACTGGCGGCCTGGCCCGCGGTGAATGAGGCGTTGGCGGCTGGGGTGATCGATCACCGCAAGGCCACCGCCCTGGTCGACGGCGTCGGGCACCTCGACGACGACGCGGCCGCGGCTGTCCTGGACGCGGTGCTGCCGGTCGCGCCGGGGTTGACGGTGCCGGCGTTGAAGGCGCGCCTGCGCAAGGTCGAGCTGACCGTGAACCCGGCCGCCGTCGCCCAGCGGCGCGCCCGCGACGCCGCGGACAGGTATGTGCGGGTCAGCCCGGCGCCGGGGGTGATGGCGTGGTTGACCGCGTACCTACCCGCTAAGGACGCGATGACCGTGTTCACCGCGATCGACGCGATCGCCGCCTCCGCCGACCCCGCCGACCCACGCGGTGTGGCGGCCCGGCGCGCGGACGCCCTGACCGACCTCTGCGCCGACATCCTCGACAACGGCATCGCCCCCACCACCGCACTACCCGGCACAGCGGGACAGGAGCCCGGTCAGGCGGGTCAGGCCGGTCAGGCGGGTCAGGCGGGTCAGGCTGGCGGGACGCTGAAGACGGAGCATGGGCGTCGACCGCACCTGCAGGTGACCGCGGCTGCGACGACGTTGTTGGGGTTGGATGAGGTGCCGGGGGAGCTGGCCGGGTACGGGCCGATCCCCGCGGATCTGGTGCGGGCGATCGCGGCGGACGCGACGTGGCGGCGGATCTTCACCGACCCCGCCACCGGGTGTGTGACGGGGATCGGGCCGCGCGGGTACCGCCCCGGCGCCGACCTGACCGGCACCGTCCTGGCCCGGGACAGGACGTGCACGTTCGTGGGGTGTCGGATGCCGGCGTGGCGGTGCGACCTGGACCACCGCGACCCCTACGACCACGACCACCCCGATCTCGGCGGGCAGACCTGCGCGGAGAATCTGCACTCGTTGTGTCGTCACCATCATCGGGCCAAGACGTACGGCGGCTGGCGCCCCGACCTCGACACCTCCACCGGCGACACGTGGTGGACCTCACCGACCAAGCACCGCTACAAGCGGCCCTCCGTCGACGTCAACCCCGACCCGCCGCCACCCGACCGGCCCTGGTTGCACACACCCCAGCCCGACGACCCACCCTTCTAG
- a CDS encoding MmcQ/YjbR family DNA-binding protein, whose amino-acid sequence MADLEDVQRLVNALPGVAEGERRDHRSWLVGGKVFAWERPFSKADLKRYASAPVPEGPIVALVTDGLEDKEALLQAHPTFLFTISHFDNYAAVLLQLEYADEAQLRRALEDAWLVSAPADLAERFLAEREE is encoded by the coding sequence ATGGCTGATCTCGAGGACGTCCAACGGCTGGTGAACGCGCTCCCCGGCGTCGCCGAGGGCGAACGCCGCGACCACCGGAGTTGGCTCGTCGGCGGGAAGGTGTTCGCCTGGGAGCGGCCGTTCAGCAAGGCCGACCTCAAGCGTTACGCGAGCGCCCCCGTGCCCGAGGGGCCGATCGTCGCGCTCGTCACGGACGGGCTCGAGGACAAGGAGGCCCTGCTGCAGGCGCACCCGACGTTCTTGTTCACGATCTCCCACTTCGACAACTACGCCGCGGTCCTGCTGCAGCTGGAGTACGCCGACGAGGCGCAGCTGCGCAGGGCGCTGGAGGACGCGTGGCTGGTCAGCGCGCCCGCGGACCTCGCCGAGCGGTTCCTCGCCGAGCGGGAGGAGTGA
- a CDS encoding dihydrofolate reductase family protein: protein MSLVTADIAVSLNLVAAGHDQSQEHPMGAVVGQRLHTWMFEHADDHADEVAGILRARAYVMGRNMFGPDRGAWDLGWQGWWGPEPPYHAPVFVLGSRPRPPLTMAGGTTFHFVTDGIEAALERARDAAGDGDVSIGGGPSTLNAYLAAGLVDELRLHVVPFTVAGGLRVFDGVPDLAMAPVSSRTTPQVTHLVYRRARAS from the coding sequence ATGAGCCTCGTCACTGCCGACATCGCGGTCTCGTTGAACTTGGTCGCCGCCGGTCACGACCAGTCACAGGAGCACCCCATGGGGGCGGTCGTGGGGCAACGGTTGCACACCTGGATGTTCGAGCACGCTGACGACCACGCGGACGAGGTGGCGGGGATCCTTCGTGCCCGCGCCTACGTGATGGGCCGGAACATGTTCGGGCCCGATCGGGGCGCGTGGGACCTGGGGTGGCAGGGCTGGTGGGGGCCGGAGCCGCCGTACCACGCGCCCGTCTTCGTGCTCGGCTCGCGGCCCCGGCCGCCGCTGACGATGGCGGGCGGGACCACGTTCCACTTCGTGACCGACGGGATCGAGGCCGCGCTCGAGCGCGCCCGCGACGCGGCCGGCGACGGCGACGTCTCGATCGGCGGCGGCCCGAGCACCCTGAACGCCTACCTGGCCGCTGGCCTGGTCGACGAGCTGCGGCTGCATGTCGTGCCGTTCACAGTCGCCGGCGGGCTCCGGGTCTTCGACGGCGTGCCGGACCTGGCGATGGCGCCGGTCTCAAGCCGGACGACGCCGCAGGTCACCCACCTCGTCTACCGCCGCGCTCGAGCATCGTGA
- a CDS encoding DMT family transporter codes for MSWIVLVLSGILEAVWATALGKSEGFTRPAAVATFVTALALSMAGLAYAMRSLPVGTSYAVWVGIGAVLTVTYAMLTGEEAFSVLKVALLVGIVGCVLGLKLLH; via the coding sequence ATGTCATGGATCGTGCTCGTCCTGTCCGGCATCCTCGAGGCCGTGTGGGCAACCGCGCTCGGCAAGTCCGAGGGCTTCACACGCCCGGCGGCGGTGGCTACCTTCGTCACCGCCCTCGCGCTGAGCATGGCCGGACTGGCCTACGCGATGCGCTCCCTGCCGGTCGGCACGTCCTACGCGGTCTGGGTCGGCATCGGCGCCGTCCTGACCGTCACCTACGCGATGCTGACCGGCGAGGAGGCGTTCTCCGTGCTCAAGGTGGCGCTGCTCGTCGGCATCGTCGGCTGCGTCCTCGGCCTCAAGCTGCTCCACTGA
- a CDS encoding cupin domain-containing protein yields MSDDVRNVLTALSSMTEHWQPHRLTSINDYDLKVVKILGEFVWHTHPDTDELFLVLSGELTIQLRDRDVVLGPQDVFVVPRGVEHCPRATAEVQALLIEPQGTVNTGDAGGDLTSQLRELDAP; encoded by the coding sequence ATGAGCGACGACGTGCGTAACGTGCTGACCGCCCTCTCGAGCATGACCGAGCACTGGCAGCCCCACCGGCTGACGAGCATCAACGACTACGACCTCAAGGTCGTCAAGATCCTGGGCGAGTTCGTGTGGCACACGCACCCCGACACCGACGAGCTGTTCCTGGTGCTCAGCGGAGAGCTGACGATCCAGCTTCGCGACCGCGATGTGGTGCTCGGGCCCCAGGATGTGTTCGTGGTGCCACGGGGCGTCGAGCATTGTCCGAGAGCTACAGCCGAGGTGCAGGCGCTCCTCATCGAGCCCCAGGGGACGGTCAACACCGGGGACGCCGGCGGCGACCTGACCTCGCAGCTGCGCGAACTCGATGCACCGTGA
- a CDS encoding molybdopterin-dependent oxidoreductase has translation MRARRPHAKVGTTLLAALAGVLAAATTLAVAQLVAVVVAPQAAPLIAVGGVFIDATPPALKDFAIATFGTNDKLALLVSMAVVIALVAAVAGVLARRRWALGAGVVVVLAAVGAAAAVTRPSASAVAVVPSLVGGAVGLVALRVLVSRLPGARRAAEGDRDVPDRTAPDRDVPDRAAPGADRGLGRRSFIAAALVTSAVAALAGVGGQVLGQATRTVEAARRALRLPTASRRAAALPAGVESGVVGAAPFVTPNGDFYRIDTALAVPQVDVDSWRLRVHGLVEEEIEISFQDLLDADLIESWVTLTCVSNVVGGDLAGNAKWLGLPVRELLARARPTADADMVLSTSIDGFSASTPLAALTDDRDAMLAIGMNDEPLPADHGFPVRMVVPGLYGYVSATKWVVDLEVTRFADARAYWTDRGWSEKGPIKTASRIEVPRSLDRVPAGQVAIGGTAWAQQRGVTAVEVQVDDGDWAAATLATEASIDTWRQWSFVWDATPGSHQLTVRATDATGEVQTADRVDTVPDGATGQHSIVVTVE, from the coding sequence ATGCGTGCACGTCGTCCCCACGCCAAGGTCGGCACGACGCTCTTGGCCGCCCTCGCGGGCGTGCTGGCCGCCGCGACCACCCTCGCGGTCGCGCAGCTCGTCGCCGTGGTCGTCGCGCCCCAGGCGGCGCCCCTGATCGCCGTCGGCGGAGTCTTCATCGACGCGACGCCGCCGGCGCTGAAGGACTTCGCGATCGCGACGTTCGGGACGAACGACAAGCTCGCCCTTCTGGTCAGCATGGCGGTGGTGATCGCGCTGGTCGCAGCCGTCGCCGGCGTGCTCGCGCGCCGCCGCTGGGCGCTCGGGGCCGGCGTCGTCGTCGTGCTGGCGGCGGTCGGCGCGGCCGCGGCGGTGACCCGGCCGAGCGCGTCCGCCGTGGCGGTCGTCCCGAGCCTCGTCGGCGGCGCCGTCGGGCTCGTCGCGCTGCGCGTCCTCGTGTCCCGACTGCCCGGGGCGCGCCGCGCGGCCGAGGGCGATCGCGACGTACCGGATCGCACCGCGCCGGATCGCGACGTACCGGATCGCGCCGCGCCGGGTGCCGATCGCGGCCTCGGCCGCCGGTCCTTCATCGCGGCGGCCCTCGTCACCTCGGCCGTCGCGGCCCTGGCCGGGGTGGGAGGCCAGGTGCTCGGGCAGGCGACGCGGACCGTCGAGGCCGCCCGGCGAGCGCTCCGGCTGCCGACGGCGTCGCGTCGGGCCGCCGCGCTGCCCGCCGGGGTGGAGTCCGGCGTCGTCGGCGCAGCGCCGTTCGTGACCCCCAACGGCGACTTCTACCGGATCGACACCGCGCTGGCCGTTCCCCAGGTCGACGTCGACTCGTGGCGCCTGCGCGTGCACGGACTCGTGGAGGAGGAGATCGAGATCTCCTTCCAGGATCTCCTCGACGCGGACCTGATCGAGTCCTGGGTGACGCTCACCTGCGTGTCCAACGTCGTCGGGGGAGACCTGGCCGGCAACGCCAAGTGGCTCGGGCTGCCGGTCCGCGAACTGCTGGCCCGGGCCCGGCCGACGGCCGACGCCGACATGGTGCTGTCCACCAGCATCGACGGCTTCTCCGCGTCGACCCCGCTCGCGGCGCTGACCGACGACCGGGACGCGATGCTCGCGATCGGCATGAACGACGAGCCGCTGCCCGCCGACCACGGGTTCCCGGTGCGCATGGTCGTCCCCGGGCTGTACGGCTACGTCTCCGCGACCAAGTGGGTCGTCGACCTCGAGGTGACCCGATTCGCCGATGCCCGCGCGTACTGGACCGACCGGGGCTGGTCGGAGAAGGGGCCGATCAAGACGGCGTCGCGCATCGAGGTTCCCCGCTCGTTGGACCGCGTGCCCGCCGGGCAGGTCGCGATCGGGGGCACCGCGTGGGCCCAGCAGCGGGGCGTCACGGCCGTCGAGGTCCAGGTGGACGACGGCGACTGGGCCGCGGCGACGCTCGCGACCGAGGCCTCGATCGACACCTGGCGGCAGTGGTCGTTCGTGTGGGACGCGACCCCGGGGTCGCACCAGCTCACGGTCCGCGCGACCGATGCCACCGGGGAGGTCCAGACTGCCGATCGCGTCGACACCGTGCCCGACGGCGCCACCGGGCAGCACTCGATCGTCGTCACGGTGGAGTAG
- a CDS encoding DUF4287 domain-containing protein: MSYQAYLDAIETKTGRTPQQLLDEAAGRGYGPETKATEFLAWLKDEYDVGRGHAMALYGVLKNGPTAPVKHVGSAGSHRDESLELRLDGIAAR; this comes from the coding sequence GTGTCTTATCAGGCCTACCTCGACGCGATCGAGACGAAGACGGGTCGTACGCCGCAACAGCTCCTCGACGAGGCCGCAGGTCGCGGCTACGGCCCGGAGACGAAGGCGACGGAGTTCCTCGCCTGGCTCAAGGACGAGTACGACGTCGGCCGTGGCCACGCGATGGCGCTGTACGGGGTGCTCAAGAACGGCCCGACGGCGCCGGTCAAGCACGTCGGCTCGGCGGGGAGTCACCGCGACGAGAGCCTCGAGCTTCGACTGGACGGCATCGCGGCCCGATAG